From Pseudomonas sp. AN-1:
CGGCGTCACCGACAGCACCGCCGCCATGCAGAAGCTCTCCCACGTGTGGATGCCGCTGGGCAAGCGCGTGGTGATCGTCGGCGGCGGCCTGGTCGGCCTGGAGCTGGCCGAGTTCCTCATCGAGCGCGGGCGCGAGGTCTGCGTGCTGGAGAGCGGCCCGAGCCTCGGCCGCGAACTGGCCATCGTGCGCCGTTGGCGGGTGCTGCACGGCCTGCAGGAGCACCAGGCGCAACTGCTCACCGGCGTCGAGGTCCAGTCCATCGGCCGCAGCAAGGTCGCCTATCGCAATGCCGACGGCGGCAGCGTCGAGGTGGCCGCCGATTCGGTGGTGCTGGCCACCGGCGCCGAGCCGGACGACAGCCTGGCGCGCACGCTGGAAGCCGATGGCTTCGCCGTCACCCGCCTGGGCGACAGCAACGAGCTGGGCTACATAGAGGGCGCCATGGCCTCCGGCCTGCGCGCCGGCTGCGCGGTCTGAGCCTGCGGACGCTGCGGGAACTCCCCGCAGCGTCCATCCTTCATTTTCTCGGAGGATCTTTGCGATGACCGACTCGGCCCTCGCCATCACCAACCTGCTGCACCGCTACGCCGAAGCCATCGACGCTGGACACCTCGAGGAGGCCGCCGCGCTGTTCCGCCATGCGCGCATCGAGGCTGGCGGCAACGGCACCCTGGACCACGCCGGCCTGCTTGCCCTGTGGCGGCGGATCATCGTCCTCTACCCCTGCGGCACCCCGCGCACCCGTCACCTGATTTCCAACTCCATACTCGAGATCGACGAGGCAGCGGGCACGGCGACCGCGCGCTCCTGCTACACGGTGTTCCAGGCGACCGAGCAGATGGCGCTGCAGGCCATCGCCAGCGGCCGCTACCTGGATCGCTTCGCGCGCCTCGACGGGCAATGGTGTTTCAGCGCACGGGAATACCGGCTGGACCTGACCGGCGACCTGAGCAGGCATCTGCGAACATCGCCAACGGTGCAGTCCAGGGGAGCGATGCCGGGCTCTTGAGCCCTCGGCTGCTGAAAATTTTCCGCTCCGAAAGGACGAAACCCCGACCAGCGTGGCTGGTCGGGGTTTCTGTGTAGGTGCTTGACGATGACCTACTCTCACATGGGGAAGCCCCACACTACCATCGGCGATGCGTCGTTTCACTGCTGAGTTCGGGATGGGATCAGGTGGTTCCAACGCTCTATGGTCGTCAAGCAATTCGGTTGGGGCATCGCCATGGCGCTACCCCGAATTGGGCAAGTGATAGTGTATCAGATTCGGTAATTTGCGGTTCTGCAAGCTTTCGGCCTGTCGCACCCACTGTGATCCTGGGATCGCAGATTGTTTGGGTGTTATATGGTCAAGCCTCACGGGCAATTAGTACTGGTTAGCTCAACGCCTCACAACGCTTACACACCCAGCCTATCAACGTCGTAGTCTTCGACGGCCCTTCAGGGGGATCGAGTCCCCAGTGAGATCTCATCTTGAGGCGAGTTTCCCGCTTAGATGCTTTCAGCGGTTATCTCTTCCGAACATAGCTACCCGGCAATGCCACTGGCGTGACAACCGGAACACCAGAGGTTCGTCCACTCCGGTCCTCTCGTACTAGGAGCAGCCCCTCTCAAATCTCAAACGTCCACGGCAGATAGGGACCGAACTGTCTCACGACGTTCTAAACCCAGCTCGCGTACCACTTTAAATGGCGAACAGCCATACCCTTGGGACCGGCTTCAGCCCCAGGATGTGATGAGCCGACATCGAGGTGCCAAACACCGCCGTCGATATGAACTCTTGGGCGGTATCAGCCTGTTATCCCCGGAGTACCTTTTATCCGTTGAGCGATGGCCCTTCCATACAGAACCACCGGATCACTAAGACCTACTTTCGTACCTGCTCGACGTGTCTGTCTCGCAGTCAAGCGCGCTTTTGCCTTTATACTCTACGACCGATTTCCGACCGGTCTGAGCGCACCTTCGTACTCCTCCGTTACTCTTTGGGAGGAGACCGCCCCAGTCAAACTACCCACCATACACTGTCCTCGATCCGGATGACGGACCAGAGTTAGAACCTCAAGATTGCCAGGGTGGTATTTCAAGGATGGCTCCACGCGAACTGGCGTCCACGCTTCAAAGCCTCCCACCTATCCTACACAAGCAAGCTCAAAGTCCAGTGCAAAGCTATAGTAAAGGTTCACGGGGTCTTTCCGTCTAGCCGCGGATACACTGCATCTTCACAGCGATTTCAATTTCACTGAGTCTCGGGTGGAGACAGCGCCGCCATCGTTACGCCATTCGTGCAGGTCGGAACTTACCCGACAAGGAATTTCGCTACCTTAGGACCGTTATAGTTACGGCCGCCGTTTACCGGGGCTTCGATCAAGAGCTTCGCTTGCGCTAACCCCATCAATTAACCTTCCGGCACCGGGCAGGCGTCACACCCTATACGTCCACTTTCGTGTTTGCAGAGTGCTGTGTTTTTAATAAACAGTCGCAGCGGCCTGGTATCTTCGACCGGCATGGGCTTACTGAGTAAATCATTCACCCTCACCGGCGCACCTTCTCCCGAAGTTACGGTGCCATTTTGCCTAGTTCCTTCACCCGAGTTCTCTCAAGCGCCTTGGTATTCTCTACCCAACCACCTGTGTCGGTTTGGGGTACGGTTCCTGGTTACCTGAAGCTTAGAAGCTTTTCCTGGAAGCATGGCATCAACCACTTCGTCATCTGAAAGATAACTCGTCATCAGCTCTCGGCCTTAGGATCCCGGATTTACCTAAGATCCCAGCCTACCACCTTAAACTTGGACAACCAACGCCAAGCTGGCCTAGCCTTCTCCGTCCCTCCATCGCAGTAACCAGAAGTACAGGAATATTAACCTGTTTCCCATCGACTACGCTCTTCAGCCTCGCCTTAGGGACCGACTAACCCTGCGTCGATTAACGTTGCGCAGGAACCCTTGGTCTTTCGGCGTGGGTGTTTTTCACACCCATTGTCGTTACTCATGTCAGCATTCGCACTTCTGATACCTCCAGCGAGCTTCTCAACTCACCTTCACAGGCTTACAGAACGCTCCTCTACCGCGCATCTTGCGATGCACCCGCAGCTTCGGTGTGTGGTTTGAGCCCCGTTACATCTTCCGCGCAGGCCGACTCGACTAGTGAGCTATTACGCTTTCTTTAAAGGGTGGCTGCTTCTAAGCCAACCTCCTAGCTGTCTAAGCCTTCCCACATCGTTTACCACTTAACCACAACTTTGGGACCTTAGCTGGCGGTCTGGGTTGTTTCCCTTTTCACGACGGACGTTAGCACCCGCCGTGTGTCTCCCACGCTGACACTTCCAGGTATTCGGAGTTTGCATCGGTTTGGTAAGTCGGGATGACCCCCTAGCCGAAACAGTGCTCTACCCCCTGGAGTGATACGTGAGGCGCTACCTAAATAGCTTTCGAGGAGAACCAGCTATCTCCGAGCTTGATTAGCCTTTCACTCCTATCCACAAGTCATCCCCTACCTTTTCAACGGGAGTGGGTTCGGTCCTCCAGTCAGTGTTACCTAACCTTCAACCTGCTCATGGATAGATCGCCCGGTTTCGGGTCTATACCCAGCGACTAAACGCCCTATTAAGACTCGCTTTCGCTACGCCTCCCCTAATCGGTTAAGCTCGCCACTGAATATAAGTCGCTGACCCATTATACAAAAGGTACGCAGTCACCTAACAAAGTAGGCTCCCACTGCTTGTACGCATACGGTTTCAGGTTCTATTTCACTCCCCTCTCCGGGGTTCTTTTCGCCTTTCCCTCACGGTACTGGTTCACTATCGGTCAGTCAGTAGTATTTAGCCTTGGAGGATGGTCCCCCCATATTCAGACAAAGTTTCTCGTGCTCCGTCCTACTCGATTTCACTTCAAGGATCCTTTCGCGTACGGGGCTATCACCCACTATGGCCGCACTTTCCAGAGCGTTCCGCTAAAATCCAAGAAGCTTAAGGGCTAATCCCCGTTCGCTCGCCACTACTAAGGGAATCTCGGTTGATTTCTGTTCCTCAGGGTACTTAGATGTTTCAGTTCCCCTGGTTCGCCTCTTGCACCTATGTATTCAGTACAAGATACCCGGGTTATCCCGGGTGGGTTTCCCCATTCAGAGATCTCCGGATCAAAGTCTGTTTGCCGACTCCCCGAAGCTTATCGCAGGCTACCACGTCTTTCATCGCCTCTGACTGCCAAGGCATCCACCGTATGCGCTTATTCACTTGACCATATAACCCCAAGCAATCTGGTTATAATCGTGAATTACGACATTCGCCGAAAACTTGCGCTTGAACTCGCAAATTTTACCTTGACCTGAAAAGTGCAGTGAAAACACTCTCCAGTTCAATACTTCTATCACTTACCCAAATTTTTAAAGAACGATTCTGGCGCAAAGACCAGAAATCAATGTTTCATCCTCGAAATCGTCCACCGGACGACAGGGGTAAACACTCATTTCTGAGCTTTCGGCGATAATGGTGGAGCCAAGGAGGATCGAACTCCTGACCTCCTGCGTGCAAAGCAGGCGCTCTCCCAGCTGAGCTATGGCCCCATCTTTCGATCGGCCTGCGCACCACGACAATTGGTGGGTCTGGGCAGATTCGAACTGCCGACCTCACCCTTATCAGGGGTGCGCTCTAACCAACTGAGCTACAGACCCAATCGCCTTTCGCGAGTGAATCAAGCAATTCGTGTGGGAGCTTATGAAGAAGCTGAAGTCTTCGATTAAGGAGGTGATCCAGCCGCAGGTTCCCCTACGGCTACCTTGTTACGACTTCACCCCAGTCATGAATCACTCCGTGGTAACCGTCCCCCCGAAGGTTAGACTAGCTACTTCTGGAGCAACCCACTCCCATGGTGTGACGGGCGGTGTGTACAAGGCCCGGGAACGTATTCACCGTGACATTCTGATTCACGATTACTAGCGATTCCGACTTCACGCAGTCGAGTTGCAGACTGCGATCCGGACTACGATCGGTTTTGTGAGATTAGCTCCACCTCGCGGCTTGGCAACCCTCTGTACCGACCATTGTAGCACGTGTGTAGCCCTGGCCGTAAGGGCCATGATGACTTGACGTCATCCCCACCTTCCTCCGGTTTGTCACCGGCAGTCTCCTTAGAGTGCCCACCATAACGTGCTGGTAACTAAGGACAAGGGTTGCGCTCGTTACGGGACTTAACCCAACATCTCACGACACGAGCTGACGACAGCCATGCAGCACCTGTGTCTGAGTTCCCGAAGGCACCAATCCATCTCTGGAAAGTTCTCAGCATGTCAAGGCCAGGTAAGGTTCTTCGCGTTGCTTCGAATTAAACCACATGCTCCACCGCTTGTGCGGGCCCCCGTCAATTCATTTGAGTTTTAACCTTGCGGCCGTACTCCCCAGGCGGTCAACTTATCGCGTTAGCTTCGCTACTAAGTTCTCAAGGAACCCAACAGCTAGTTGACATCGTTTACGGCGTGGACTACCAGGGTATCTAATCCTGTTTGCTCCCCACGCTTTCGCACCTCAGTGTCAGTATCAGTCCAGGTGGTCGCCTTCGCCACTGGTGTTCCTTCCTATATCTACGCATTTCACCGCTACACAGGAAATTCCACCACCCTCTACCGTACTCTAGCTCAGTAGTTTTGGATGCAGTTCCCAGGTTGAGCCCGGGGCTTTCACATCCAACTTGCTGAACCACCTACGCGCGCTTTACGCCCAGTAATTCCGATTAACGCTTGCACCCTTCGTATTACCGCGGCTGCTGGCACGAAGTTAGCCGGTGCTTATTCTGTTGGTAACGTCAAAACTGCAGGGTATTAGCCGACAGCCCTTCCTCCCAACTTAAAGTGCTTTACAATCCGAAGACCTTCTTCACACACGCGGCATGGCTGGATCAGGCTTTCGCCCATTGTCCAATATTCCCCACTGCTGCCTCCCGTAGGAGTCTGGACCGTGTCTCAGTTCCAGTGTGACTGATCATCCTCTCAGACCAGTTACGGATCGTCGCCTTGGTGAGCCATTACCTCACCAACTAGCTAATCCGACCTAGGCTCATCCGATAGCGTGAGGTCCGAAGATCCCCCACTTTCTCCCGTAGGACGTATGCGGTATTAGCGTTCCTTTCGAAACGTTGTCCCCCACTATCGGGCAGATTCCTAGGCATTACTCACCCGTCCGCCGCTGAATCAGAGTGCAAGCACCCGTCATCCGCTCGACTTGCATGTGTTAGGCCTGCCGCCAGCGTTCAATCTGAGCCATGATCAAACTCTTCAGTTCAAATCAATTCGGGTTTTGAGAAAACCCTAAACTTGGCTCAGCAATCGCAAAAAACTCTCGAATTCACGAGTGTTACTTGTGATGCTGATAATCTTGCGACTGTCAGTCTTACCTCACAAGCACCCACACGAATTGCTTGATTCAACTTGTTAAAGAGCGTTTCGATCGATTCACTCAGCGCTTCCGCTTCGTCTCAACCGAGGCCGCGCATTCTACAGCAGCCTTTCAACCTGTCAAGCGTTGATTTCAGAAAAAATCTTTCTAAATCAATCACTTACCCCCGACTGGCGAGCAATCCAAGCCAAGCGGGCCGCGAATAATACAGCCATTCCGGCCATTGTCAACACACGGAGGATCGAAAGTTCGGGCAACACCTGAGTGCAGGCGCGCCCCGATGGATGCAAAACGCCGCCCATGGCCGGGCGGCGTTCGCAGCTGCGATCCTCAGAGCACAGCCCGCCGCCCCTGCCACGGCCGCTCGCGCTCCAGCTGGGCGGCCAGCCTGAACAGCAGGCCCTCCCCGCCCAGCCGCGCGGTGAACATCATGCCGATCGGCAAGCCGCTCTCGCTCCAGCCGGAGGGCACCGACATCGCCGGCTGGCCGCTGACGTTGGCGACCACGGTGAACGCGGCACTGCCGGTGGCGGCGCCGGCGTAGTCTTCCCAGGGCTGGCTGAGGCGCAGCTTGCCGAGTTCCGGGGTCAGGGTGGCGGTGACCGGCGAGAGGATCACGTCGAAGCGCTCGAACAGCTGCTCCATCGCCAGGCTGACCGCCTCGAAGGACTGGCGGGCGCGGAACAGCGCTTCGCCGCTGACGCCCTGGGCGCGCTCCAGCACCTTGCGGGTTACCTGTTCGAGGTCGTCCGCGCCGGCGCTGCGGCCGAGAAGCTGCTCGCGGTCGCGGATGGCGGTCAGCAGCGCGGTGCCGGTCACCGCACCGTGGGCGCCGAACACCTGCTGCGGCTGCACCGGCTGCGGGATCTGCTCGATCTCGTGGCCGAGGGAGAGCAGCAGCCTGACCGTGTCATCGAGCACCCGGCGGATGTCGGCGTCCAGCGCCAGGCCGGTCAGCGACTGGTCGATCAGCGCCACGCGCAGCTTGCCCGGATCACGGCCGACCTCGTCGACGAAGGGCCGCTCCAGCGGCGGCAGCCAGTAGGGGCTGCCCGGCTCGTGGCCCTGGCCGACGTCGAGCAGCAGCGCCGAGTCGCGCACGCTGCGCGACACCACGTGGGCGGCACTGGCGCCGAACCAGCTCTCAAACCTGCCGGGTCCGCTGGGCGTGCGGTAGCGGCTGGGCTTCATCCCGAACAGCCCGCAGTAGGAGGCGGGAATGCGGATCGAGCCGCCGCCGTCGGTGGCATGCGCGGCCGGGACTATGCCGGCGGCCACCGCCGCCGCCGCGCCGCCCGAGGAGCCGCCGGCACTGTGCGCCAGGTTCCAGGGGTTGCGGGTCTGGCCCCACAGCAGCGACTCGGTGGTGGTGGTCAGGCCGAATTCGGGCACCGCGGTCTTGCCGAAGGCCACTGCGCCGGCGGCCTCGTAGCGGGCGGCCAGGGTGCTGGTGTACTTGGCTGGCGGGGCGTCCTTGAAGAAGCGCGAGCCATTGCTGGTCGAGGTGCCGGCCAGATGGGTGTTGAGATCCTTGAGCAGGAAGGGGACGCCGGCCAGCGCGCCCTCGCGGGACAGACCCTGGCCGCTCCGGGCGGACAGCAGCTGCCGGGCGTAGTCGTCGTGGCGCATCACCACGGCGTTGACCTTCGGATTGACCGCATCGCAGCGCGCCAGCGCGGCGGCCAGCAGCTCCTCGGGGCTGATCGCGCCGCGGCGCACCTGCTCGGCCATGGCCGTGGCGTCCAGCTCGAGATATTCGCGTTGCGACAGCCCGCTAGCGGCGATGCCGAAGCGCGGCAACAGGCTCGCCCCGGCGAGCACCGCGCCGGCCTTGAGAAGCTGCCGGCGCTGCAGCTGCAGGCCTTCGCCAGCTTCGACCTGTAGTTGACCCTGCGGGCCATCCGCCTTTTCCATGATTCTCGCCTCTTATCGTTATGGTTCGCTCGGTTGCCACATACAGCCTGCAGGGGCGAATTCATTCGCCTGACAGGGCCGCGTTGGCGAATTAATTCGCCCCTACAGAGCGGTGCGGTCAGTCTTTCATCTGCGGCGCCCAGGCCACGCCATTGATGTGGGCGCCGCCGTCGACGAACAGGGTGTTGCCGGTCAGGTAGCGGGCGTCGTCGCTGGCCAGGAAGGCGGCCACCGGGCCGATGTCGTCGAGCGGATCGCCGACCCGGCCCATCGGGTTGGCGGCGGCGATGGCCGCGGCGTTGTCCGGGCTGGCCGCGGCGAACCGCCGGTAGGCCTCGCTGACTGCGCCCGGGCAGATCACGTTGCAGCAGACGCCCTCCGCTGCCCACTCGCGGGCGGCGCTGCGGGTCAGGGTGCGCAGGGCCTCCTTGGCCGCGTTGTAGTCGGCGGTATAGAGGTGGGCGTTGACCCCGTTGAGCGAGCACAGGTTGATGATGCGCCCGCCGCCGCTCTTGCGGAACTCCGGCAGGGCCGCCTGCATGGCCCAGAAGGCGGCCATCACCGCCATGTTGAAGGCGCCGAGCAGACGCTCGTCGCCGAGATTTTCCAGCCTGGCGTAGCCCGAGCCGCGCCAGGCGTTGTTGACCAGGATGTCCAGCCGACCGAAGCGCGCGACGGCGGCAGCCACCATGGCCTGCACCTGCTGTCTGTCGGTGACGTCGACCCGCTGGAAAGCGGCGTCGACGCCCCAGGTTTCGCGCAGCCAGGCCGCGGTCTCCTCGCCGGCCTGTTCGTTCACTTCCGCCACCAGCACCCGGGCGCCCTCGCGAGCCAACGCTCCGGCGATGCCGCGACCGATGCCCATGCCGGCGCCGGTGACGATGGCGACCCTGTCCTGCAGCTTGCCCATCTCCTTCTCCTTCGTGGCGATGCTCGAAAAAAGGGCCGCTCACCCGAAGGGAGCGGCCGAACGGAGCGACTCTGTGACGATGCCGGCCTCAGCGGCCCTGGGCGCGGATGGCGTCAGCCGTGTACATGCTGGGGACGTACTTGCCCTCGTTGAGGATCGGCCCGCGCTTGGACTCGTTGGTCAGGGTGTAGCCGACGTACTGTCCGGAGCTGAGGTCGTGGTAGAAGGACGAGCCCGCCTGCCAGGCGCTCATGTCG
This genomic window contains:
- a CDS encoding nuclear transport factor 2 family protein, which translates into the protein MTDSALAITNLLHRYAEAIDAGHLEEAAALFRHARIEAGGNGTLDHAGLLALWRRIIVLYPCGTPRTRHLISNSILEIDEAAGTATARSCYTVFQATEQMALQAIASGRYLDRFARLDGQWCFSAREYRLDLTGDLSRHLRTSPTVQSRGAMPGS
- a CDS encoding amidase → MEKADGPQGQLQVEAGEGLQLQRRQLLKAGAVLAGASLLPRFGIAASGLSQREYLELDATAMAEQVRRGAISPEELLAAALARCDAVNPKVNAVVMRHDDYARQLLSARSGQGLSREGALAGVPFLLKDLNTHLAGTSTSNGSRFFKDAPPAKYTSTLAARYEAAGAVAFGKTAVPEFGLTTTTESLLWGQTRNPWNLAHSAGGSSGGAAAAVAAGIVPAAHATDGGGSIRIPASYCGLFGMKPSRYRTPSGPGRFESWFGASAAHVVSRSVRDSALLLDVGQGHEPGSPYWLPPLERPFVDEVGRDPGKLRVALIDQSLTGLALDADIRRVLDDTVRLLLSLGHEIEQIPQPVQPQQVFGAHGAVTGTALLTAIRDREQLLGRSAGADDLEQVTRKVLERAQGVSGEALFRARQSFEAVSLAMEQLFERFDVILSPVTATLTPELGKLRLSQPWEDYAGAATGSAAFTVVANVSGQPAMSVPSGWSESGLPIGMMFTARLGGEGLLFRLAAQLERERPWQGRRAVL
- a CDS encoding SDR family oxidoreductase; amino-acid sequence: MGKLQDRVAIVTGAGMGIGRGIAGALAREGARVLVAEVNEQAGEETAAWLRETWGVDAAFQRVDVTDRQQVQAMVAAAVARFGRLDILVNNAWRGSGYARLENLGDERLLGAFNMAVMAAFWAMQAALPEFRKSGGGRIINLCSLNGVNAHLYTADYNAAKEALRTLTRSAAREWAAEGVCCNVICPGAVSEAYRRFAAASPDNAAAIAAANPMGRVGDPLDDIGPVAAFLASDDARYLTGNTLFVDGGAHINGVAWAPQMKD